A genomic region of Mustela erminea isolate mMusErm1 chromosome 12, mMusErm1.Pri, whole genome shotgun sequence contains the following coding sequences:
- the UAP1L1 gene encoding UDP-N-acetylhexosamine pyrophosphorylase-like protein 1 isoform X1, which yields MASEREVRARLQRAGQEHLLRFCAELPPGPRAALLAELGALEPEALREHCRRAAAACAHPPGPPPDLAARLRPLPPESVGSASRCDPEMRRLWEEEGFRQISLNKVAVLLLAGGQGTRLGVTYPKGMYEVGLPSGKTLYQLQAERIRRVEQLAGQRHGTRCIVPWYIMTSEFTLGPTAKFFREHDFFHLDPSNVIMFEQHMLPAVTFDGKAILEQKDKVAMAPDGNGGLYCALSDHQILEDMERRGVEFVHVYCVDNILVRLADPVFIGFCVLRGADCGAKVVEKAYPEEPVGVVCQVDGVPQVVEYSEISPETAQLRGPDGSLLYRLGNICNHFFTRDFLRMVSSEFEPLLKPHVAVKKVPYVDEEGNPVKPIKPNGIKMEKFVFDVFQFAKSFVAFEVSREEEFSPLKNAASAARDNPATARRALLMQHYRWALRAGARFLDAGGAQLPELPSPPGSREPPAICEISPLVSYSGEGLEPYLQGRELRSPLILDETQTSVLQP from the exons ATGGCCTCGGAGCGGGAGGTGCGCGCCCGGCTGCAGCGCGCGGGCCAGGAACACCTGCTGCGCTTCTGCGCCGAGCTGCCGCCGGGGCCCCGCGCCGCGCTCCTGGCCGAGCTGGGGGCGCTGGAGCCGGAGGCGCTGCGCGAGCACTGCCGGCGCGCCGCTGCGGCCTGCGCGCACCCCCCGGGGCCGCCGCCCGACCTGGCCGCGCGCCTGCGGCCCCTGCCCCCCGAGAGCGTGGGCAGCGCGAGCCGGTGCGACCCGGAGATGCGGCGACTCTGGGAGGAGGAAG GTTTCCGCCAGATCTCCCTGAACAAGGTGGCCGTGCTGCTGCTGGCCGGGGGGCAGGGCACCCGCCTGGGCGTGACCTACCCCAAAGGCATGTACGAGGTGGGGCTGCCGAGCGGGAAGACCCTGTATCAGCTGCAGGCGGAACGGATTCGGCGGGTGGAGCAGCTGGCTGGCCAGCGCCACGGGACCCGCTGCATCGTCCCCTG GTACATCATGACCAGTGAGTTCACACTGGGGCCCACGGCCAAGTTCTTCAGGGAGCATGACTTCTTCCACCTGGATCCCAGCAACGTGATCATGTTTGAGCAGCACATGCTGCCGGCAGTGACCTTCGACGGCAAGGCCATCCTGGAGCAGAAAGACAAAGTTGCCATGGCCCCAG atgGCAACGGGGGGCTGTACTGTGCCCTGTCAGACCACCAGATTCTCGAGGACATGGAGCGTCGGGGAGTGGAGTTCGTGCACGTGTACTGTGTGGACAACATCCTCGTGCGGCTGGCTGACCCCGTCTTCATCGGCTTCTGCGTGCTTCGGGGCGCAGACTGCGGGGCGAAG GTGGTGGAAAAGGCGTACCCAGAGGAGCCGGTGGGTGTGGTGTGCCAGGTGGACGGGGTCCCTCAGGTGGTGGAGTACAGCGAGATCAGCCCCGAGACTGCGCAGCTGCGCGGGCCCGACGGGAGTCTGCTCTACCGCCTGGGCAACATCTGCAACCACTTCTTCACGCGAGACTTCCTCCGGATGGTCAGCAG CGAGTTTGAGCCCTTGCTGAAGCCACACGTGGCTGTGAAGAAGGTCCCATACGTGGATGAGGAGGGAAATCCGGTAAAGCCGATAAAACCGAACGGGATAAAGATGGAGAAGTTTGTGTTTGATGTGTTCCAGTTTGCTAA GAGCTTTGTGGCCTTTGAGGTGTCCCGGGAGGAGGAGTTCTCTCCGCTGAAGAACGCAGCCTCAGCTGCCAGGGACAACCCCGCCACCGCCCGGCGTGCCCTGCTCATGCAGCATTACCGCTGGGCCCTGCGGGCAGGGGCCCGCTTCCTGGATGCTGGCGGGGCCCAGCTCCCGGAACTGCCTAG CCCGCCCGGCAGCAGAGAGCCTCCCGCCATCTGTGAGATCTCGCCCTTGGTGTCCTATTCCGGAGAG GGTCTGGAGCCGTACCTGCAAGGCCGGGAGCTCCGGTCCCCACTCATCCTGGATGAGACCCAGACCAGTGTCCTGCAGCCCTGA
- the UAP1L1 gene encoding UDP-N-acetylhexosamine pyrophosphorylase-like protein 1 isoform X2: protein MASEREVRARLQRAGQEHLLRFCAELPPGPRAALLAELGALEPEALREHCRRAAAACAHPPGPPPDLAARLRPLPPESVGSASRCDPEMRRLWEEEGFRQISLNKVAVLLLAGGQGTRLGVTYPKGMYEVGLPSGKTLYQLQAERIRRVEQLAGQRHGTRCIVPWYIMTSEFTLGPTAKFFREHDFFHLDPSNVIMFEQHMLPAVTFDGKAILEQKDKVAMAPDGNGGLYCALSDHQILEDMERRGVEFVHVYCVDNILVRLADPVFIGFCVLRGADCGAKVVEKAYPEEPVGVVCQVDGVPQVVEYSEISPETAQLRGPDGSLLYRLGNICNHFFTRDFLRMVSSEFEPLLKPHVAVKKVPYVDEEGNPVKPIKPNGIKMEKFVFDVFQFAKSFVAFEVSREEEFSPLKNAASAARDNPATARRALLMQHYRWALRAGARFLDAGGAQLPELPRNRC from the exons ATGGCCTCGGAGCGGGAGGTGCGCGCCCGGCTGCAGCGCGCGGGCCAGGAACACCTGCTGCGCTTCTGCGCCGAGCTGCCGCCGGGGCCCCGCGCCGCGCTCCTGGCCGAGCTGGGGGCGCTGGAGCCGGAGGCGCTGCGCGAGCACTGCCGGCGCGCCGCTGCGGCCTGCGCGCACCCCCCGGGGCCGCCGCCCGACCTGGCCGCGCGCCTGCGGCCCCTGCCCCCCGAGAGCGTGGGCAGCGCGAGCCGGTGCGACCCGGAGATGCGGCGACTCTGGGAGGAGGAAG GTTTCCGCCAGATCTCCCTGAACAAGGTGGCCGTGCTGCTGCTGGCCGGGGGGCAGGGCACCCGCCTGGGCGTGACCTACCCCAAAGGCATGTACGAGGTGGGGCTGCCGAGCGGGAAGACCCTGTATCAGCTGCAGGCGGAACGGATTCGGCGGGTGGAGCAGCTGGCTGGCCAGCGCCACGGGACCCGCTGCATCGTCCCCTG GTACATCATGACCAGTGAGTTCACACTGGGGCCCACGGCCAAGTTCTTCAGGGAGCATGACTTCTTCCACCTGGATCCCAGCAACGTGATCATGTTTGAGCAGCACATGCTGCCGGCAGTGACCTTCGACGGCAAGGCCATCCTGGAGCAGAAAGACAAAGTTGCCATGGCCCCAG atgGCAACGGGGGGCTGTACTGTGCCCTGTCAGACCACCAGATTCTCGAGGACATGGAGCGTCGGGGAGTGGAGTTCGTGCACGTGTACTGTGTGGACAACATCCTCGTGCGGCTGGCTGACCCCGTCTTCATCGGCTTCTGCGTGCTTCGGGGCGCAGACTGCGGGGCGAAG GTGGTGGAAAAGGCGTACCCAGAGGAGCCGGTGGGTGTGGTGTGCCAGGTGGACGGGGTCCCTCAGGTGGTGGAGTACAGCGAGATCAGCCCCGAGACTGCGCAGCTGCGCGGGCCCGACGGGAGTCTGCTCTACCGCCTGGGCAACATCTGCAACCACTTCTTCACGCGAGACTTCCTCCGGATGGTCAGCAG CGAGTTTGAGCCCTTGCTGAAGCCACACGTGGCTGTGAAGAAGGTCCCATACGTGGATGAGGAGGGAAATCCGGTAAAGCCGATAAAACCGAACGGGATAAAGATGGAGAAGTTTGTGTTTGATGTGTTCCAGTTTGCTAA GAGCTTTGTGGCCTTTGAGGTGTCCCGGGAGGAGGAGTTCTCTCCGCTGAAGAACGCAGCCTCAGCTGCCAGGGACAACCCCGCCACCGCCCGGCGTGCCCTGCTCATGCAGCATTACCGCTGGGCCCTGCGGGCAGGGGCCCGCTTCCTGGATGCTGGCGGGGCCCAGCTCCCGGAACTGCCTAG GAACAGGTGCTGA